In a genomic window of Pseudomonas putida:
- a CDS encoding transporter substrate-binding domain-containing protein, with amino-acid sequence MGNRRLATWITGVAAVMLAGMSAAQAQPIRFAVAAEPYPPYTEKQANGEWKGFEVDLIHKLCSEMKAECEIKEVAWDGIIPSLLAKKIDVIFSSMSVTEEREKQIAFSKAYYDSAVAVVAPKGTTLSKFPDDLKGKTIGVQNSTVSASYLKAYGEKIADVKYYDTQDSVNADLIAGRIDMQMADGTAMAAFVKTPDAKDLAYITNVPYDPLFGKGVGAGIRKEDTALKAKLDKAITELLASKDYDDLSQSYFGINVKPAF; translated from the coding sequence ATGGGAAATCGACGTTTGGCAACCTGGATCACCGGCGTGGCGGCAGTGATGCTGGCCGGTATGAGTGCAGCGCAAGCCCAGCCGATCCGCTTCGCGGTCGCGGCCGAACCCTATCCGCCGTACACCGAGAAACAGGCCAACGGTGAGTGGAAAGGCTTTGAAGTGGACCTGATCCACAAGCTGTGCAGCGAAATGAAAGCCGAGTGCGAGATCAAGGAAGTGGCGTGGGACGGGATCATTCCGTCGTTGCTGGCGAAAAAGATCGACGTGATTTTCTCCTCGATGTCGGTGACCGAGGAGCGTGAAAAACAGATCGCCTTCAGCAAGGCCTACTACGACTCGGCGGTTGCGGTGGTTGCGCCGAAGGGCACCACCCTCAGCAAATTCCCGGATGACCTGAAGGGCAAGACCATTGGTGTTCAGAACTCGACGGTAAGCGCCAGCTACCTGAAGGCCTACGGCGAAAAAATTGCCGATGTGAAGTATTACGACACCCAGGATTCGGTCAACGCGGACCTGATTGCCGGCCGCATCGACATGCAAATGGCTGATGGCACTGCCATGGCCGCCTTCGTCAAGACGCCGGATGCCAAGGACCTGGCGTATATCACCAACGTGCCGTACGACCCTCTGTTCGGCAAGGGCGTGGGCGCCGGCATTCGCAAGGAAGACACCGCACTCAAGGCCAAGCTCGACAAGGCCATCACCGAACTGCTGGCCAGCAAAGACTACGACGACCTGTCCCAGAGCTACTTCGGTATCAACGTGAAACCGGCGTTCTAA
- a CDS encoding ABC transporter permease: MPTMFEMIGFSEQGWGTALLKGLAMTLQISAGAFVVGLIVGLILACLKLSAPKPIAALARGYTTLFRAVPELLMILLLFYVGSMLLNRLMESMGYDAVNVSGPLAAILVLGLVQGAYASEIFRAAIQAIPFGQIEAGKAFGLHGFGLFRRVTLPIMAPYAMAGMANLWINLIKDSALISVVGTNELLYTAKQAAGSTRQYLLFYLTAAALYYAVTLASNYLSGRLERRIRRWMPVVD; encoded by the coding sequence ATGCCAACAATGTTCGAGATGATCGGTTTCAGCGAACAGGGATGGGGCACTGCGTTGCTCAAGGGTCTGGCGATGACCCTGCAGATATCGGCCGGGGCTTTTGTGGTCGGCTTGATCGTCGGACTGATCCTGGCCTGCCTCAAACTCAGCGCGCCCAAACCGATTGCGGCTCTGGCCCGGGGCTACACCACACTGTTTCGCGCCGTGCCCGAACTGTTGATGATCCTGCTGCTGTTCTACGTCGGTTCCATGCTGTTGAACCGGTTGATGGAGTCGATGGGCTATGACGCGGTCAACGTCAGCGGACCACTGGCGGCGATCCTCGTGCTGGGGCTGGTGCAGGGCGCCTATGCCTCGGAGATCTTCCGCGCGGCGATCCAGGCCATTCCCTTTGGCCAGATCGAAGCGGGCAAAGCCTTCGGCCTGCACGGCTTCGGCCTGTTCCGGCGGGTCACGCTGCCGATCATGGCGCCGTATGCGATGGCGGGGATGGCCAACCTGTGGATCAACCTGATCAAGGACAGCGCGCTGATCAGCGTGGTCGGCACCAACGAGCTGCTGTACACCGCCAAGCAGGCCGCGGGGTCGACGCGTCAATACCTGCTGTTCTACCTCACGGCGGCGGCGCTGTATTACGCGGTGACGCTGGCATCCAACTACTTGTCGGGACGGCTGGAGCGACGCATTCGTCGCTGGATGCCTGTTGTTGACTGA
- a CDS encoding ABC transporter permease subunit (The N-terminal region of this protein, as described by TIGR01726, is a three transmembrane segment that identifies a subfamily of ABC transporter permease subunits, which specificities that include histidine, arginine, glutamine, glutamate, L-cystine (sic), the opines (in Agrobacterium) octopine and nopaline, etc.), with translation MIPAWIVEYASLLVRGLQTTIAILLISSVLGFVMAILVALARISKNKLIAKVSLLFTSVTRGTPLLIQIYIFYYGLGSLFAQFPLIRGSFLWPYMRDGYWYIVFALVVSVGAYVGEVIRGGLLAVPKGEMEAASAFGMTPRQSLLRVRLPRALRLLLPTLAGETVMLLKSTALASTIAVIDLLGAANVVRAQTLQVYEPLLLVAGVYVCLTFLIEALFAFAERRGTPVRRSA, from the coding sequence ATGATTCCAGCGTGGATAGTTGAATACGCGTCGCTGCTGGTGCGAGGGCTGCAAACGACCATCGCCATCCTGCTGATTTCCAGCGTGTTGGGGTTCGTCATGGCGATCCTCGTGGCACTGGCGCGGATTTCCAAAAACAAGCTGATCGCCAAGGTCAGCCTGCTCTTCACCAGCGTGACGCGCGGTACGCCGCTGCTGATCCAGATCTACATCTTCTACTACGGCCTGGGCAGTCTCTTTGCGCAGTTTCCGTTGATACGCGGCAGTTTCCTCTGGCCTTACATGCGCGACGGCTACTGGTACATCGTCTTCGCCCTGGTGGTGTCGGTGGGGGCTTACGTCGGCGAAGTGATTCGCGGTGGCCTGCTGGCGGTGCCCAAGGGTGAAATGGAAGCCGCTTCGGCCTTCGGCATGACCCCACGCCAGTCGCTGTTGCGGGTGCGTTTGCCCCGGGCGCTGCGCCTGCTGTTGCCGACCCTGGCCGGGGAGACGGTGATGTTGCTCAAGTCCACGGCACTGGCTTCGACCATCGCGGTCATCGACCTGCTGGGCGCGGCCAACGTGGTGCGGGCGCAGACCCTGCAAGTGTACGAGCCACTGCTGCTGGTGGCCGGGGTCTACGTGTGCCTGACCTTCCTGATCGAGGCGCTGTTTGCCTTTGCCGAACGCCGGGGCACCCCGGTGCGCAGGTCCGCCTGA
- a CDS encoding DMT family transporter has product MNQPRVDRSLQGIGLCVFGYAFLSLQDAGIKWLVDGYSVFTILFWRAVVVAGACLLAGRTALVQRAWRSPSRRLLVVRGLLSIAAWLLYYTAARDLTLAEMTTLYFSAPIMVTVLATTILKEQVNRWQWFALILGFIGVVIACRPNNMADPVPIVLTLLAAVFWAFTYIQLRQVDDQTSVLEQMLITNVVFVICMAVALPWTHTPTPLPAWLGMLAAGLMGGAGQFLLFASFQRATATVLAPFEYTGLIWAFLLSSVVWGTLMDVSLMIGAGLIAVSGTLAMIFGRHASQDVVGVECSVSQSLYPAATDVQPVGRAEGLGVEAPLDPEAVEHRR; this is encoded by the coding sequence ATGAACCAGCCACGGGTTGACCGCTCCCTGCAAGGCATTGGCCTGTGCGTGTTCGGCTACGCCTTTTTGTCCTTGCAGGACGCGGGCATCAAGTGGCTGGTGGACGGCTATTCGGTGTTCACCATTCTGTTCTGGCGTGCCGTGGTGGTGGCGGGCGCCTGTTTGCTGGCCGGGCGCACCGCGCTGGTCCAGCGGGCGTGGCGCTCCCCCAGCCGGCGCTTGCTGGTGGTGCGCGGCCTGCTGTCGATTGCCGCCTGGCTGCTGTATTACACGGCGGCCCGGGACCTGACCCTGGCGGAAATGACCACCCTCTATTTCTCGGCGCCGATCATGGTCACGGTGCTGGCGACGACGATTCTCAAGGAGCAGGTCAACCGCTGGCAGTGGTTCGCGTTGATTCTCGGCTTTATCGGCGTGGTGATTGCCTGTCGTCCCAACAACATGGCCGATCCGGTGCCGATTGTCCTGACGCTGCTGGCGGCGGTGTTCTGGGCCTTTACCTACATCCAGCTGCGCCAGGTGGATGACCAGACCTCGGTGCTGGAGCAGATGCTGATTACCAATGTGGTGTTCGTGATCTGCATGGCCGTGGCGTTGCCCTGGACCCACACCCCGACGCCGCTGCCGGCCTGGCTGGGCATGCTCGCCGCTGGCTTGATGGGGGGAGCGGGGCAGTTCTTGCTGTTCGCCAGTTTCCAGCGTGCCACGGCGACGGTGCTGGCGCCGTTCGAATACACCGGGCTGATCTGGGCGTTCCTGCTGTCGAGCGTGGTGTGGGGCACGCTGATGGATGTGTCGCTGATGATCGGTGCCGGGCTGATTGCGGTCAGTGGCACCCTGGCGATGATTTTCGGACGGCACGCCTCACAGGACGTCGTCGGTGTCGAATGCTCCGTTTCGCAGTCCCTTTATCCAGCAGCGACAGATGTGCAGCCCGTTGGCCGGGCTGAAGGTCTCGGCGTTGAGGCTCCACTCGATCCAGAGGCCGTCGAGCATCGCCGATAG
- a CDS encoding succinylglutamate desuccinylase/aspartoacylase domain-containing protein, translating to MAQDVSFNVHNNNGDAVQVGAWRYTGSGNGPTVHLQAGVHADEIAGMLVLHLLMQRLQVAEQQGRIKGSVTVVPQANPLGIGQFRQGRILGRHHDATGHNFNRGFDQSAAKAQPSTVVEHWQKQLVQLAATADVMLDLHTDDEALPYLYVHRSFWPRGRDLAVAMKMDVAIIWDEGGDGSFEETIIAPWLREGSADRHMAATLELRGQGDVNDRFAEQDAEGLYAWLCGYGVIDDSPAPADWPVEAVEMGHMETILAPQPGVLIFERELGDLVEEGQRFARILRRPGDPSSEVVLHAEQTGRLVTRYRDRLIGQGMGVAKFTGTRQSRNWSGGLLDPN from the coding sequence ATGGCGCAGGATGTCTCGTTCAACGTTCACAACAATAACGGCGATGCGGTTCAGGTCGGTGCCTGGCGTTACACCGGCAGCGGCAACGGGCCGACCGTGCATCTGCAGGCGGGAGTGCATGCCGATGAAATCGCCGGGATGCTGGTGCTGCACCTGCTGATGCAACGCCTGCAGGTGGCCGAGCAGCAAGGGCGGATCAAGGGCAGTGTCACCGTGGTGCCCCAGGCCAATCCGCTGGGTATCGGTCAGTTTCGCCAGGGCCGGATTCTGGGCCGTCACCACGACGCCACCGGGCACAACTTCAACCGTGGCTTCGACCAGTCGGCCGCCAAGGCGCAACCTTCGACCGTCGTCGAACACTGGCAAAAGCAATTGGTGCAACTGGCCGCGACCGCCGATGTGATGCTCGATTTGCATACCGATGACGAGGCACTGCCTTACCTCTACGTGCACCGCAGCTTCTGGCCCCGTGGCCGCGATCTGGCGGTGGCGATGAAGATGGACGTGGCGATCATCTGGGATGAGGGCGGGGACGGCTCCTTCGAGGAAACCATCATTGCCCCGTGGCTGCGTGAAGGCAGCGCCGACCGACACATGGCCGCGACCCTGGAGTTGCGCGGGCAGGGCGACGTCAATGATCGTTTCGCCGAGCAGGATGCCGAAGGCCTCTATGCGTGGCTGTGCGGCTACGGGGTGATTGATGATTCGCCGGCGCCCGCGGACTGGCCTGTGGAGGCGGTTGAAATGGGTCACATGGAAACCATCCTGGCGCCGCAGCCCGGAGTGCTGATCTTCGAGAGGGAATTGGGCGATCTTGTAGAAGAAGGCCAGCGCTTCGCACGAATCCTGCGCCGCCCCGGCGATCCGTCTTCGGAAGTGGTGCTCCATGCCGAACAGACCGGGCGCCTGGTCACGCGCTACCGGGATCGCCTGATCGGCCAGGGCATGGGCGTGGCGAAGTTTACCGGTACCCGGCAGTCGCGAAACTGGAGTGGTGGGTTGCTGGACCCGAACTAG
- a CDS encoding NIPSNAP family protein produces the protein MRLFELITFTVKVRTVAQALARIETALAEPEVGGTLMGCWASEIGQLNQIALLRGFADEGARQAERERFLLDGRAFGINEFITDLRIENYSLFPFLKPLSPGKHGPCYELRVYDLISAGLQPTLDGWAKAIEARTAEQYSPVYAAFYATDGALPRYLHIWPWANLEQRLQVRTQAVADGVWPPENSGPQLRDMRSSIYLPAAFSPLA, from the coding sequence ATGCGGTTATTCGAGTTGATCACCTTCACGGTAAAGGTTCGTACTGTCGCGCAAGCGCTGGCGCGGATTGAAACGGCACTGGCCGAGCCCGAGGTTGGCGGCACCCTGATGGGTTGCTGGGCCTCGGAAATCGGCCAGTTGAACCAGATTGCCCTGTTGCGCGGCTTTGCCGACGAAGGCGCGCGGCAAGCGGAGCGGGAGCGCTTTTTGCTCGATGGCCGTGCTTTTGGTATCAACGAATTCATCACCGATCTGCGGATCGAAAACTACAGCCTGTTTCCGTTCCTCAAGCCTCTGAGTCCCGGTAAGCACGGGCCCTGTTACGAACTGCGGGTCTACGACCTGATCAGCGCCGGCCTGCAACCGACCCTCGATGGCTGGGCCAAGGCGATCGAGGCGCGCACCGCCGAACAGTATTCACCGGTGTACGCCGCGTTTTATGCCACCGACGGCGCCTTGCCGCGTTACCTGCACATCTGGCCCTGGGCCAACCTGGAGCAGCGCCTGCAAGTACGCACCCAGGCGGTGGCGGATGGCGTGTGGCCTCCGGAAAATTCCGGCCCGCAGCTGCGCGACATGCGTTCGTCGATCTACCTGCCTGCGGCGTTTTCGCCATTGGCGTAA
- a CDS encoding LysR substrate-binding domain-containing protein, giving the protein MIDLRQLRYFIVTAEEEHVGRAAERLHISQSPLSRQIAQLEERLGLVLFERSQQRIRLTTDGRTFLTEARALLTHANRLESLGKRLGRGEEGGLCIGYIENAMHANVLPAALREVREIRPGVHIALHHLSSADQLEGLRQRSLDVALVSEPPGNDDPELTHFQLLEDPMLLALPANHPLAGTERLLPTHVQDLDWIGVKYSQGENHHADFVAACIRAGFTPQIRLEAAEPYTALGLVAAGLGVAMTQKSLNQAAHPGVVFRELPWLTFTMPLWVAWHRVTLRPLVETFRVILTGPEPAPFVAPPQTIASTLAPL; this is encoded by the coding sequence ATGATCGATCTACGCCAGCTGCGCTATTTCATCGTCACCGCCGAAGAGGAACATGTGGGCCGCGCCGCCGAACGGTTGCACATTTCCCAGTCACCCTTGAGTCGGCAGATCGCCCAGCTTGAAGAGCGCCTCGGCCTGGTGCTGTTCGAGCGCAGCCAGCAGCGTATCCGCCTGACCACCGACGGACGGACCTTCCTCACCGAAGCCCGCGCCCTGCTCACCCACGCCAATCGCCTGGAGTCGCTGGGCAAGCGCCTGGGTCGCGGTGAGGAAGGCGGGCTGTGTATCGGCTATATCGAAAACGCCATGCACGCCAATGTGCTGCCGGCGGCCCTGCGGGAAGTGCGCGAGATACGTCCCGGCGTACACATTGCCCTGCACCACTTGAGCTCGGCGGATCAGCTCGAAGGCTTGCGCCAGCGCAGCCTGGATGTGGCACTGGTCAGCGAGCCACCGGGTAACGATGACCCGGAGCTGACGCATTTCCAGCTGCTGGAAGACCCGATGCTGCTGGCATTGCCGGCCAATCACCCGCTGGCGGGCACCGAGCGCCTGTTGCCGACGCACGTGCAGGATCTGGACTGGATCGGTGTGAAGTACAGTCAGGGCGAGAATCACCACGCCGATTTCGTCGCGGCGTGCATCCGCGCAGGGTTCACCCCGCAGATCCGCCTGGAGGCTGCCGAACCCTACACCGCCCTGGGGCTGGTGGCGGCCGGACTGGGTGTGGCCATGACCCAGAAAAGCCTGAATCAGGCAGCCCATCCAGGAGTGGTGTTCCGCGAACTGCCCTGGCTGACCTTCACCATGCCGCTGTGGGTGGCCTGGCACCGGGTCACCCTGCGGCCGCTGGTGGAGACTTTCCGGGTGATTCTCACCGGCCCGGAGCCGGCGCCTTTTGTTGCCCCACCACAAACCATCGCCAGCACACTCGCCCCCCTGTAG
- a CDS encoding aldo/keto reductase, translating into MSLKDKLPGVLGFGTAPLGNMFRDIPETEALATVDAAWDAGVRYFDTAPFYGAGLSEIRLGNALQKYKRDDYVLSTKVGRVILDELDNSARDLGEKSGVFEHGLRNKIVNDYSADATERSIEDSLKRLKTDRLDIVWIHDIAQDFYGDQWLQYFEQARTGAFKVLDRLRDEGVIKAWGLGVNRVEPIELTLDLEEARPDGMLLAGRYTLLDHERALQRVMAQAKSQNVEIVVGGPYSSGILAGGAHFEYQKASPQIIQKVEHIKRIAKAHGVDIKAAALQFSLANPAVAAVIPGASRPERIAEDVAALKAVIPAAFWAELRSAGLIAANAPVPA; encoded by the coding sequence ATGAGCTTGAAAGACAAATTGCCAGGCGTGTTGGGTTTCGGTACCGCTCCACTGGGCAACATGTTCCGCGACATTCCTGAAACCGAGGCGCTGGCCACCGTTGATGCGGCCTGGGACGCCGGGGTGCGTTACTTCGACACTGCACCGTTCTACGGTGCCGGTCTTTCGGAGATCCGCCTGGGCAACGCGCTGCAAAAATACAAGCGCGACGACTACGTGCTGAGCACCAAGGTCGGTCGGGTGATCCTCGACGAGCTGGACAACAGCGCCCGTGACCTGGGTGAAAAAAGCGGTGTGTTCGAACACGGGTTGCGTAACAAGATCGTCAACGACTACAGCGCTGACGCGACTGAGCGCTCCATCGAAGACAGCCTCAAGCGCCTGAAGACCGATCGACTGGACATCGTCTGGATCCACGACATCGCCCAGGACTTCTATGGCGACCAGTGGCTGCAATACTTCGAACAGGCCCGCACCGGTGCCTTCAAGGTCCTGGACCGTCTGCGCGACGAGGGCGTGATCAAGGCCTGGGGCCTGGGCGTCAACCGCGTCGAGCCGATCGAGCTGACCCTGGATCTGGAAGAAGCCCGTCCTGATGGCATGCTGCTCGCCGGTCGCTACACCTTGCTCGACCACGAACGTGCGCTGCAACGCGTGATGGCCCAGGCCAAGTCGCAGAACGTCGAGATCGTGGTGGGCGGCCCGTACAGCTCAGGGATCCTGGCCGGTGGCGCGCACTTCGAATACCAGAAGGCCAGCCCGCAGATCATCCAGAAGGTCGAGCACATCAAGCGCATTGCAAAGGCCCATGGCGTCGATATCAAGGCCGCCGCGCTGCAATTCTCCCTGGCCAACCCGGCGGTGGCCGCGGTGATTCCAGGCGCCAGCCGTCCGGAGCGAATCGCCGAAGACGTGGCCGCGCTCAAGGCGGTGATCCCGGCGGCATTCTGGGCTGAACTGCGCAGCGCCGGGCTGATCGCGGCCAACGCGCCGGTCCCGGCATAA
- a CDS encoding LysR family transcriptional regulator — protein MYKSGLIELEVVLAVARRRGFRAAATDLDMSTTAVSNAVAGLEARLGTRLFHRTTRSVSLTEAGQRFVEQIEPAVAHIQHAMQNLHADQSVLTGTLRINSSLGAALMVFQPILLKFLRRHPGMTVDITTEGKSVDIIAEGFDAGLRQGTRVPRDMIRVPITRDIPMAVVGSPGYFSSHPRPLIPEDLLNHACIRARLPGGVASPWSFIRENQPFTVEVQGPLVLDTPLLMVEAARQGAGLAQLPEFYVQDELAEGRLVKVLEPWTPAAAGLSLYYSGHRHIPAALRALIELIHEQGS, from the coding sequence ATGTATAAATCCGGCCTGATCGAACTGGAAGTGGTGCTGGCCGTCGCCCGGCGGCGGGGTTTCCGTGCAGCGGCCACCGACCTGGACATGTCCACCACGGCGGTCAGCAATGCCGTCGCTGGCCTGGAAGCGCGGTTGGGTACGCGGCTGTTTCATCGGACCACCCGCAGCGTCTCCCTTACGGAGGCCGGGCAACGCTTCGTCGAGCAGATAGAACCTGCCGTCGCCCATATCCAGCACGCGATGCAAAACCTGCACGCAGATCAGTCCGTTCTTACAGGCACGTTGCGCATCAACAGTTCGCTGGGTGCGGCGCTCATGGTTTTCCAACCGATCCTGCTCAAGTTCCTGCGGCGCCATCCGGGCATGACGGTGGATATCACCACCGAAGGAAAGAGTGTCGACATCATCGCCGAAGGCTTCGACGCGGGGCTGCGCCAGGGGACGCGGGTGCCACGGGACATGATCCGCGTGCCCATCACCCGGGACATTCCGATGGCCGTGGTGGGCTCGCCCGGCTATTTTTCCTCGCATCCCCGGCCGCTGATTCCCGAAGACCTGCTCAATCACGCCTGCATACGGGCACGTCTTCCTGGCGGTGTGGCATCGCCCTGGTCGTTCATTCGTGAAAATCAACCCTTTACGGTCGAGGTGCAGGGGCCCTTGGTGCTGGACACGCCTTTGCTGATGGTCGAAGCGGCCCGGCAGGGTGCAGGCCTGGCACAGTTGCCAGAGTTTTATGTTCAGGACGAGCTGGCTGAAGGACGTCTGGTGAAGGTCCTGGAGCCTTGGACGCCTGCCGCTGCGGGCCTCTCGCTGTACTACTCCGGCCATCGCCACATACCCGCCGCCTTGCGGGCACTGATCGAGCTGATCCACGAACAAGGCAGCTGA
- a CDS encoding pyridoxamine 5'-phosphate oxidase family protein — translation MDDVTKAQPSPWHEGELTLQRSVGAVEMMVGVGQRQMSRTWMPDQHREFYAQLPFVILGAVDRQGDVWATIRTGQPGFMHSPEPERLHIQLEPQPNDPAQAGMQEGDAIGMLGIELHTRRRNRMNGNVLHQLDNGIEIAVTQAYGNCPRYINLRQYEFVDQIEDVARELTATDPLVRRLTTTADSFYVATYVERDGQNQVDASHRGGKPGFVRIEEDGALTIPDFSGNLFFNTLGNILLNPRAGLLFIDFQNGDLLQMSGTAEVLLDDPEIAAFQGAERLWRFRPQRIVHRQAAIPLRWVDKPEGDSPNSMMTGSWEQAAERLQAEALRTHWRALRVARIVDESRSIRSFYLEPGDGVGLSGFEPGQHLPIRIQLEGQKAPSIRTYSVSSAPSDQFLRISVKRDGLVSSHLHERVQVGDWIEGRAPQGHFTVNASERRPLVLLAAGVGVTPLLSMLREVVYEGKRVNRMRPTWVVQSSRSVDDLAFRKEVDELVALAGDKVKVLRVVSQPPLDGGGDGYDVAGRIDVELLKTLLPLNDYDFYLCGPGSFTQALYDGLRKIRIPDDRIHAETFGPSTLVRDAEVSVPAAQQVPVSTESVKVLFSTSGKEARWEPGTGTLLELAEARGLSPEFSCRGGSCGTCKTRMSSGQVHYLNTPEPGLAADEVLICCAVPAQGSEPLVLDI, via the coding sequence ATGGATGACGTCACGAAAGCGCAACCCTCGCCCTGGCATGAAGGCGAGTTGACCTTGCAGCGTTCAGTCGGCGCGGTGGAGATGATGGTCGGTGTCGGCCAGCGACAGATGTCGCGCACGTGGATGCCGGACCAGCATCGCGAGTTCTATGCGCAACTTCCCTTTGTGATACTCGGTGCCGTGGATCGCCAGGGCGATGTGTGGGCCACGATCCGTACGGGGCAACCCGGTTTCATGCATTCCCCCGAGCCGGAACGCCTGCACATCCAACTCGAGCCCCAGCCCAATGACCCGGCGCAAGCGGGCATGCAGGAGGGCGATGCGATCGGCATGCTGGGTATCGAACTGCATACCCGTCGGCGCAATCGCATGAATGGCAACGTGCTGCACCAACTGGACAACGGCATCGAGATTGCCGTGACCCAGGCCTATGGCAATTGCCCGCGCTACATCAATCTTCGCCAGTACGAATTCGTTGACCAGATCGAAGACGTCGCGCGTGAGTTGACCGCGACCGATCCGCTGGTACGGCGCCTGACCACAACGGCCGATTCCTTTTATGTCGCGACTTACGTCGAGCGCGATGGCCAGAACCAGGTCGATGCTTCCCATCGCGGTGGCAAGCCGGGTTTTGTGCGCATCGAGGAAGACGGCGCGCTGACCATTCCGGATTTCTCCGGCAACCTGTTTTTCAACACCCTGGGCAACATCCTGCTCAATCCCCGCGCCGGGTTGCTGTTCATCGACTTCCAGAACGGTGATCTGCTGCAAATGAGCGGGACCGCCGAGGTGCTGCTGGACGATCCGGAAATTGCTGCGTTCCAGGGCGCCGAGCGGCTGTGGCGCTTCAGGCCGCAACGCATTGTTCACCGCCAGGCGGCGATCCCGTTGCGCTGGGTGGACAAGCCTGAAGGGGATTCGCCCAACTCAATGATGACCGGCAGCTGGGAGCAGGCCGCGGAGCGTTTGCAGGCCGAAGCCCTGCGTACCCACTGGCGCGCGTTGCGGGTGGCACGCATCGTCGATGAAAGCCGCAGCATTCGCTCGTTCTATCTGGAGCCCGGCGATGGCGTCGGCCTGTCCGGGTTCGAGCCGGGGCAACATCTGCCCATACGCATTCAGCTGGAAGGGCAAAAGGCTCCGTCGATTCGCACCTACAGCGTTTCCAGCGCACCTTCGGATCAATTCCTGCGGATCAGCGTCAAGCGTGACGGTCTGGTGTCATCGCATCTGCATGAGCGGGTTCAGGTCGGCGACTGGATCGAAGGGCGGGCGCCGCAAGGGCATTTCACCGTAAACGCCTCCGAACGCCGTCCCCTGGTGCTGCTCGCGGCGGGCGTTGGCGTGACGCCGCTGTTGTCGATGCTGCGGGAGGTGGTGTACGAGGGCAAACGCGTCAATCGCATGCGCCCGACCTGGGTGGTGCAAAGCAGTCGCTCGGTGGACGACCTGGCCTTTCGCAAGGAAGTCGACGAGCTGGTGGCGCTGGCCGGGGACAAGGTCAAGGTGCTGCGGGTGGTCAGCCAACCACCTCTCGATGGCGGCGGCGACGGCTATGACGTGGCAGGGCGGATCGATGTCGAGCTGCTCAAGACCCTGCTGCCGCTCAATGACTACGACTTCTACCTGTGCGGGCCGGGGAGTTTTACCCAGGCGCTGTACGACGGCCTGCGCAAAATACGCATTCCCGACGACCGCATTCACGCGGAGACCTTCGGCCCGTCCACGCTGGTCCGTGACGCCGAAGTCAGCGTGCCGGCGGCGCAGCAGGTGCCGGTGTCGACTGAATCGGTGAAGGTGCTGTTTTCCACCTCAGGCAAGGAAGCACGCTGGGAACCTGGCACCGGGACACTGCTGGAACTGGCGGAAGCCCGAGGACTGAGCCCGGAATTCAGCTGTCGCGGCGGCTCCTGCGGCACCTGCAAAACCCGCATGAGCAGCGGTCAGGTGCATTACCTGAACACCCCGGAACCGGGACTGGCCGCTGATGAGGTGCTGATCTGCTGCGCCGTGCCGGCGCAGGGCAGCGAGCCGTTGGTGCTGGATATCTGA